AGAAGTGGCACGGACTCATGTTCGTGGAGAGCTGTGTGAAAACTGCAGGGAAATTATCAGTACCGAGCTGGGGCGTAACATTTTTTATATGTCGGCTCTATGCAACCTGCTCGATATCAACATGGATGAAGTTGTCCAAAAGGAATCGCAAAAATGCTCCACTCTTGGCTTGTTTAATTTGTCATAGACGAAGCCATTCGAATCAACGCTGGATATACAGGAACAAAAAAAGCATTTATTTCACTGCCGCGGCAGGAAATAAATGCTTTTTATTGTTACCTTAAACTGTTCTCTTATGAGTGATCGTTGTACACTTTATGATCCGCGGATTGGTCATGATGACGTCTGCGGGTCAGCTTCTCTACATTTTGTTTCAATCCGTATGCTGCATAAAGCACCAGCGGCACAAAAATAAGTTTGGATATTTGATCCGGAAAAATGACAGCGACAGCAACCGAAGCAACTATAACTACAGGTGCGTACATCACAGCCTTTTTAGGAAGACCTACCTTTTTGAAGTTAGGATATTTAACCGTGCTGACCATTAGATACGACAGGATCAGCATGGCGATGATCATATAAGGGGCCGATATTTCTTTATGAAACAGCGACAGTGTGGCTAGAACGCCTCCTGCAGCCGGTATAGGTAAACCAATAAAATATCCCGGAATTCCGGCGGATTGAACATTAAAACGCGCCAGACGCAGTGCTCCGCAAATCGGGAAAATCGCGGTCACGGTCCAGATCAGTGCGTGAGGCATGCCATGAAAAGAAGTTACATACATGATGAGTGCGGGTGCCACACCAAAAGAGATCACATCCGAGAGAGAGTCCAGTTCCTTGCCGAATTCGCTCTGTGCATTGAGCGCCCGGGCCATCCGGCCGTCCAAACCATCGCAAAGCATCGCAATAATAATCATGATGGCTGCCAAACTTAATTTGTTGTCAAAAGCCAGCATAATTCCTACCATTCCGAGAAACAAGTTACCCAACGTAAACATGTTCGGAATTGATTTCGTAAACATTTCTTCACCTCGGTTTTTTTAGTACCCCCGTATCATCCATTGATTGTATGGCATTTAAATTTGTCTGTCAATGAATACTTGTTCCTGTAAACGTTTCAGACCTTCTTTTATGTTGCGGGCTCTGACTTCTCCAATTCCATCCACTTCATCCAATTCCTCGATGGTTGCCATCATGACATGAGGCAGCTCATCGAAGCGCTCAACCAGGTTGTGGATAATGACATTCGGCAAACGCGGGATTTTGTTCAGAATCCGGTAACCCCTTGGTGCAATAGATTCTTCCGAGGTTGCAGCAGAGAGCGGATATCCCAGAAGACGCATAACGTAGTGAATATCGAGCAGCTCATCATCGGTTGCCCGTTTCAGTCCTGCGATCATCTCACGAATCTTCTCGTCGTTGTCTTCGCGTGCATAATCTTTATACAGCAACCAGGCTTCTTCCTCCATATTGCTGACCAGCTCTTCCATCTGCATGCTGATGAGCCGTCCCTCATTGCCGAGCTCATTGATATAGCGCTTGATCTCCATCTTGATGCGCAGCACCATTTCAACCCGCTGAATCACGTTTACCACTTCCGGCACGGTGACCAGTTCTTCAAACTCGGATGCAGACAGGTTAGTTAACGACTGGTTAAGCACT
This genomic stretch from Paenibacillus sp. J23TS9 harbors:
- the disA gene encoding DNA integrity scanning diadenylate cyclase DisA, translated to MKEPSQLDKMNDLLRLVAPGTPFRDGLENVLRAKTGGLLVVGYSPEVMEVVDGGFSINCDFSPNYLYELAKMDGAIILSEDLKRILYANTQLIPDSSISSIETGIRHRTAERVAKQTGKLVVSISQRRNIITLYQGTLRYALKEIGVILTKANQAIQTLEKYRAVLNQSLTNLSASEFEELVTVPEVVNVIQRVEMVLRIKMEIKRYINELGNEGRLISMQMEELVSNMEEEAWLLYKDYAREDNDEKIREMIAGLKRATDDELLDIHYVMRLLGYPLSAATSEESIAPRGYRILNKIPRLPNVIIHNLVERFDELPHVMMATIEELDEVDGIGEVRARNIKEGLKRLQEQVFIDRQI
- the pssA gene encoding CDP-diacylglycerol--serine O-phosphatidyltransferase → MFTKSIPNMFTLGNLFLGMVGIMLAFDNKLSLAAIMIIIAMLCDGLDGRMARALNAQSEFGKELDSLSDVISFGVAPALIMYVTSFHGMPHALIWTVTAIFPICGALRLARFNVQSAGIPGYFIGLPIPAAGGVLATLSLFHKEISAPYMIIAMLILSYLMVSTVKYPNFKKVGLPKKAVMYAPVVIVASVAVAVIFPDQISKLIFVPLVLYAAYGLKQNVEKLTRRRHHDQSADHKVYNDHS